From Apium graveolens cultivar Ventura chromosome 9, ASM990537v1, whole genome shotgun sequence, the proteins below share one genomic window:
- the LOC141683746 gene encoding MMS19 nucleotide excision repair protein homolog isoform X1 produces the protein MADLTHCVKHIESFVDSSCTPAQQAASVDAIAALVKNDIIKLESLVREMGLYLTTTDSFLRARGTLLLAELLACLASKPLENETVLSLIGFFTERLVDWKALHGALIGCLSLLRRKGNVGIVSSSKAQAVTQSFLQNVQVQSLRQSDRKLCFELLRCLLERYPDDVVHLENVLIPGICESIDGEKDPECLMLAFQIVEVLVHLYPDPTGPLSSYASDLFENLSCYFPIHFTHPKGEDIDVKKEELSRTLMVAFASTPLFEPFAIPLLLEKLSSSLPLAKVESLKYLSYCSDKYGAARMAKHVKVMWSALKDIIYTSPESVLSLESELVDGMSFQESHTVTEALLLLQKVIYQNSNLLLDLIVSDEDIKRTVDDIHQFKDFNGITLQSKQRLHAVGCILYLSAKASIASCNRVFEGFFPCLIHALGISLGNSDAPLSSPCNIGATYLCVELLAGCRTLVIGTEGSTSTNIFSKEAWCNMLCSYGTSLIEIFGLTLVTGQDGSTQNAYLHYGVKGLQILATFPGNFHPLSKSVYESILLKLMSVVTLNFKDALLWKLALKALVEIGSFVDKSEDTEKARSFDAIVVDRIASLMLCDDLTMPSQLKLEIISSIGTTGLSCMQKILQGLESSLSASLSGVFVNGDPKLLGIAIALLECYSCKVLPWFDSIGGHEEVQFHFALNIWDQIENNMSFCVSSQEQQLLDAAMTAMQYAVGRCLVQSQTVIVNRAFSLLSSITSIPLKDLMNDTAPVNGEGFESNDDLSCFSCRDNWIISLFASVVKALRPQAHITNVKVILQLFLTTQLYGHVASAQALGSIINKLAVKVDDMDASKVFSLEEAMDMIFSSRLWILCNEGPTEFLVAGNNDDTSFRYNSLLVKSHAIEGLAWIGKGLLMRGHEKVKDIVVTLLSCLLPNYEQGLQSIMRTAADAFYILISDSDACLNKRLHATIRPLYKQRLFSIVLPVILSLISKADSSIQRAMLYRAFANVVCGTPLSAILSEAKKLIPILVDSLFVLSEDILHKDIVYSILLVLSGILTDKKRSEVVVENAHIIIRRLIALLSYPHMMVIRETAIQCLTAMSELPHARIYPMRTQVLLSISKTLDDPKRAVRQEAVKCRQAWASMA, from the exons ATGGCCGATTTGACTCACTGCGTCAAGCACATCGAATCGTTCGTTGACTCGTCCTGCACCCCTGCACAGCAG GCTGCAAGTGTTGATGCAATTGCAGCTCTAGTTAAGAATGATATAATAAAACTGGAATCACTG GTTAGAGAGATGGGGCTGTATTTGACCACCACTGACAGCTTCCTTCGTGCAAGAG GAACTCTCCTTCTTGCAGAATTGCTAGCTTGTCTAGCATCTAAGCCACTGGAAAACGAAACTGTACTTAGCTTGATAGGATTCTTCACTGAAAGACTG GTAGATTGGAAAGCATTGCATGGTGCACTTATAGGTTGCTTGTCCTTATTGAGGAGGAAAGGAAATGTGGGTATAGTTAGCAGCAGTAAAGCACAAGCAGTTACTCAGTCTTTTTTGCAAAATGTGCAAGTTCAGTCTTTAAGACAATCTGACAGGAAG CTCTGTTTTGAACTTCTGAGATGCCTTTTGGAGCGCTATCCTGATGATGTAGTACATTTG GAGAATGTACTTATCCCTGGAATTTGTGAATCTATTGATGGAGAGAAGGATCCTGAATGTCTAATGCTAGCCTTCCAAATTGTAGAAGTTCTGGTGCATTTATATCCAGATCCAACTGGCCCGCTTTCAAGTTATGCCTCAGATCTTTTTGAGAATTTGAGCTGTTACTTTCCTATTCATTTTACACAT CCGAAGGGGGAAGATATTGATGTGAAGAAAGAAGAGCTTTCGCGGACATTGATG GTGGCATTTGCTTCCACACCTCTGTTTGAGCCATTTGCCATTCCCCTACTTCTTGAGAAGCTTTCTTCTTCTCTGCCACTAGctaag GTAGAATCCTTGAAGTATCTTAGTTATTGTAGTGATAAGTATGGGGCAGCTAGAATGGCAAAACATGTTAAAGTTATGTGGTCTGCATTGAAAGATATAATCTATACTTCACCAGAATCCGTCTTATCTTTGGAATCAGAATTGGTTGATGGCATGAGCTTTCAAGAAAGTCATACTGTGACAGAAGCCCTTCTACTTCTACAAAAGGttatttaccaaaacagcaacctgCTCTTAGATTTGATTGTCAGTGATGAAGACATAAAAAGAACTGTAGATGACATTCATCAATTTAAGGATTTTAATGGTATTACCTTGCAAAGCAAGCAAAGATTACATGCAGTTGGTTGTATTTTGTATTTATCTGCCAAAGCTTCCATTGCTTCGTGCAACAGAGTTTTTGAAGGTTTCTTTCCGTGCCTAATCCATGCTCTTGGGATTTCACTTGGAAACTCAGATGCTCCTCTTTCTTCACCATGCAATATCGGAGCAACTTACCTCTGTGTTGAACTCCTTGCTGGCTGTCGAACTTTGGTTATTGGAACAGAAGGAAGTACCTCAACTAATATATTTTCTAAGGAGGCATGGTGTAACATGCTATGTAGTTACGGTACTTCATTAATTGAGATTTTTGGTTTAACCCTGGTGACAGGTCAGGATGGGAGTACTCAGAATGCTTATTTACACTATGGAG TAAAAGGCCTCCAAATATTGGCTACATTTCCTGGAAACTTCCATCCACTATCTAAATCCGTATATGAGAGTATCTTGTTAAAGTTAATGTCTGTCGTAACTTTGAATTTTAAGGATGCTTTGTTATGGAAGCTGGCGTTGAAGGCACTAGTGGAAATCGGTTCTTTTGTTGATAAATCTGAAGACACTGAGAAGGCTCGAAGCTTTGATGCCATTGTTGTGGATAGAATTGCTTCTTTAATGTTATGTGATGATCTTACTATGCCTTCACAACTGAAGCTTGAAATAATTTCTAGCATTGGCACAACTGGGCTGAGTTGCATGCAAAAAATTCTTCAGGGGCTGGAGAGTTCTTTATCGGCTAGTTTATCTGGCGTTTTC GTTAACGGGGATCCTAAGCTTCTTGGAATAGCGATTGCTCTTTTGGAGTGTTATTCCTGCAAAGTGCTACCATG GTTTGACAGTATTGGAGGTCATGAGGAAGTCCAGTTTCACTTCGCGCTTAATATATGGGACCAAATTGAAAATAACATGTCTTTCTGCGTTAGTTCTCAGGAACAG CAGCTACTTGATGCGGCAATGACAGCCATGCAATATGCTGTTGGAAGGTGTTTGGTGCAAAGTCAGACAGTAATTGTTAATAGAGCTTTTAGCTTGCTTTCATCTATTACCTCTATCCCATTAAAGGATCTGATGAATGATACCGCACCTGTAAACGGAGAAGGTTTTGAGTCCAATGATGATCTGAGCTGTTTTTCGTGTAGAGATAACTGGATCATTTCTTTATTTGCTTCAGTGGTCAAAGCTCTTCGCCCTCAAGCACACATCACCAATGTGAAAGTGATATTGCAGTTGTTCCTGACTACACAGCTATATGGTCATGTAGCGTCAGCTCAGGCATTAGGCTCTATAATTAATAAACTAGCTGTAAAAGTTGACGACATGGATGCTTCAAAAGTTTTTAGTCTTGAAGAAGCAATGGATATGATATTTAGCAGCAGATTATGGATTTTATGTAATGAAGGTCCAACTGAATTCCTGGTGGCTGGTAATAATGACGATACAAGTTTTAGATACAACAGCCTCTTAGTTAAGAGTCATGCTATCGAAGGTTTAGCATGGATAGGGAAAGGATTGCTCATGCGAGGTCATGAAAAAGTGAAAGATATCGTAGTGACTTTGTTAAGTTGTTTACTACCAAATTATGAACAGGGCCTTCAATCTATTATGAGGACTGCTGCAGATGCTTTTTATATACTTATTAGTGATTCTGATGCTTGTTTAAATAAAAGGCTTCATGCAACTATAAGACCACTCTATAAGCAACGTCTTTTCAGTATTGTACTGCCCGTTATACTATCTTTGATATCGAAAGCTGATTCATCAATCCAAAG AGCTATGCTGTATCGAGCTTTTGCTAATGTTGTATGTGGTACTCCACTCAGTGCTATTTTGAGCGAAGCAAAGAAG CTCATCCCCATCCTTGTAGACAGCTTGTTCGTATTGAGTGAGGATATTCTTCATAAGGATATAGTTTACAGTATCTTACTAGTCTTATCTGGAATCTTGACGGATAAAAAAC GATCAGAAGTTGTGGTAGAAAATGCACATATCATCATCAGACGCCTTATCGCACTCCTATCCTACCCTCATATGATG GTGATACGAGAGACAGCGATTCAATGTCTTACTGCCATGTCCGAGTTGCCTCATGCAAGAATATATCCAATGCGAACTCAG GTTCTATTATCTATATCTAAAACTCTGGATGATCCAAAGAGGGCTGTTCGTCAAGAAGCCGTGAAATGTCGCCAGGCTTG GGCATCTATGGCTTGA
- the LOC141683746 gene encoding MMS19 nucleotide excision repair protein homolog isoform X2: protein MADLTHCVKHIESFVDSSCTPAQQAASVDAIAALVKNDIIKLESLVREMGLYLTTTDSFLRARGTLLLAELLACLASKPLENETVLSLIGFFTERLVDWKALHGALIGCLSLLRRKGNVGIVSSSKAQAVTQSFLQNVQVQSLRQSDRKLCFELLRCLLERYPDDVVHLENVLIPGICESIDGEKDPECLMLAFQIVEVLVHLYPDPTGPLSSYASDLFENLSCYFPIHFTHPKGEDIDVKKEELSRTLMVAFASTPLFEPFAIPLLLEKLSSSLPLAKVESLKYLSYCSDKYGAARMAKHVKVMWSALKDIIYTSPESVLSLESELVDGMSFQESHTVTEALLLLQKVIYQNSNLLLDLIVSDEDIKRTVDDIHQFKDFNGITLQSKQRLHAVGCILYLSAKASIASCNRVFEGFFPCLIHALGISLGNSDAPLSSPCNIGATYLCVELLAGCRTLVIGTEGSTSTNIFSKEAWCNMLCSYGTSLIEIFGLTLVTGQDGSTQNAYLHYGVKGLQILATFPGNFHPLSKSVYESILLKLMSVVTLNFKDALLWKLALKALVEIGSFVDKSEDTEKARSFDAIVVDRIASLMLCDDLTMPSQLKLEIISSIGTTGLSCMQKILQGLESSLSASLSGVFVNGDPKLLGIAIALLECYSCKVLPWFDSIGGHEEVQFHFALNIWDQIENNMSFCVSSQEQLLDAAMTAMQYAVGRCLVQSQTVIVNRAFSLLSSITSIPLKDLMNDTAPVNGEGFESNDDLSCFSCRDNWIISLFASVVKALRPQAHITNVKVILQLFLTTQLYGHVASAQALGSIINKLAVKVDDMDASKVFSLEEAMDMIFSSRLWILCNEGPTEFLVAGNNDDTSFRYNSLLVKSHAIEGLAWIGKGLLMRGHEKVKDIVVTLLSCLLPNYEQGLQSIMRTAADAFYILISDSDACLNKRLHATIRPLYKQRLFSIVLPVILSLISKADSSIQRAMLYRAFANVVCGTPLSAILSEAKKLIPILVDSLFVLSEDILHKDIVYSILLVLSGILTDKKRSEVVVENAHIIIRRLIALLSYPHMMVIRETAIQCLTAMSELPHARIYPMRTQVLLSISKTLDDPKRAVRQEAVKCRQAWASMA, encoded by the exons ATGGCCGATTTGACTCACTGCGTCAAGCACATCGAATCGTTCGTTGACTCGTCCTGCACCCCTGCACAGCAG GCTGCAAGTGTTGATGCAATTGCAGCTCTAGTTAAGAATGATATAATAAAACTGGAATCACTG GTTAGAGAGATGGGGCTGTATTTGACCACCACTGACAGCTTCCTTCGTGCAAGAG GAACTCTCCTTCTTGCAGAATTGCTAGCTTGTCTAGCATCTAAGCCACTGGAAAACGAAACTGTACTTAGCTTGATAGGATTCTTCACTGAAAGACTG GTAGATTGGAAAGCATTGCATGGTGCACTTATAGGTTGCTTGTCCTTATTGAGGAGGAAAGGAAATGTGGGTATAGTTAGCAGCAGTAAAGCACAAGCAGTTACTCAGTCTTTTTTGCAAAATGTGCAAGTTCAGTCTTTAAGACAATCTGACAGGAAG CTCTGTTTTGAACTTCTGAGATGCCTTTTGGAGCGCTATCCTGATGATGTAGTACATTTG GAGAATGTACTTATCCCTGGAATTTGTGAATCTATTGATGGAGAGAAGGATCCTGAATGTCTAATGCTAGCCTTCCAAATTGTAGAAGTTCTGGTGCATTTATATCCAGATCCAACTGGCCCGCTTTCAAGTTATGCCTCAGATCTTTTTGAGAATTTGAGCTGTTACTTTCCTATTCATTTTACACAT CCGAAGGGGGAAGATATTGATGTGAAGAAAGAAGAGCTTTCGCGGACATTGATG GTGGCATTTGCTTCCACACCTCTGTTTGAGCCATTTGCCATTCCCCTACTTCTTGAGAAGCTTTCTTCTTCTCTGCCACTAGctaag GTAGAATCCTTGAAGTATCTTAGTTATTGTAGTGATAAGTATGGGGCAGCTAGAATGGCAAAACATGTTAAAGTTATGTGGTCTGCATTGAAAGATATAATCTATACTTCACCAGAATCCGTCTTATCTTTGGAATCAGAATTGGTTGATGGCATGAGCTTTCAAGAAAGTCATACTGTGACAGAAGCCCTTCTACTTCTACAAAAGGttatttaccaaaacagcaacctgCTCTTAGATTTGATTGTCAGTGATGAAGACATAAAAAGAACTGTAGATGACATTCATCAATTTAAGGATTTTAATGGTATTACCTTGCAAAGCAAGCAAAGATTACATGCAGTTGGTTGTATTTTGTATTTATCTGCCAAAGCTTCCATTGCTTCGTGCAACAGAGTTTTTGAAGGTTTCTTTCCGTGCCTAATCCATGCTCTTGGGATTTCACTTGGAAACTCAGATGCTCCTCTTTCTTCACCATGCAATATCGGAGCAACTTACCTCTGTGTTGAACTCCTTGCTGGCTGTCGAACTTTGGTTATTGGAACAGAAGGAAGTACCTCAACTAATATATTTTCTAAGGAGGCATGGTGTAACATGCTATGTAGTTACGGTACTTCATTAATTGAGATTTTTGGTTTAACCCTGGTGACAGGTCAGGATGGGAGTACTCAGAATGCTTATTTACACTATGGAG TAAAAGGCCTCCAAATATTGGCTACATTTCCTGGAAACTTCCATCCACTATCTAAATCCGTATATGAGAGTATCTTGTTAAAGTTAATGTCTGTCGTAACTTTGAATTTTAAGGATGCTTTGTTATGGAAGCTGGCGTTGAAGGCACTAGTGGAAATCGGTTCTTTTGTTGATAAATCTGAAGACACTGAGAAGGCTCGAAGCTTTGATGCCATTGTTGTGGATAGAATTGCTTCTTTAATGTTATGTGATGATCTTACTATGCCTTCACAACTGAAGCTTGAAATAATTTCTAGCATTGGCACAACTGGGCTGAGTTGCATGCAAAAAATTCTTCAGGGGCTGGAGAGTTCTTTATCGGCTAGTTTATCTGGCGTTTTC GTTAACGGGGATCCTAAGCTTCTTGGAATAGCGATTGCTCTTTTGGAGTGTTATTCCTGCAAAGTGCTACCATG GTTTGACAGTATTGGAGGTCATGAGGAAGTCCAGTTTCACTTCGCGCTTAATATATGGGACCAAATTGAAAATAACATGTCTTTCTGCGTTAGTTCTCAGGAACAG CTACTTGATGCGGCAATGACAGCCATGCAATATGCTGTTGGAAGGTGTTTGGTGCAAAGTCAGACAGTAATTGTTAATAGAGCTTTTAGCTTGCTTTCATCTATTACCTCTATCCCATTAAAGGATCTGATGAATGATACCGCACCTGTAAACGGAGAAGGTTTTGAGTCCAATGATGATCTGAGCTGTTTTTCGTGTAGAGATAACTGGATCATTTCTTTATTTGCTTCAGTGGTCAAAGCTCTTCGCCCTCAAGCACACATCACCAATGTGAAAGTGATATTGCAGTTGTTCCTGACTACACAGCTATATGGTCATGTAGCGTCAGCTCAGGCATTAGGCTCTATAATTAATAAACTAGCTGTAAAAGTTGACGACATGGATGCTTCAAAAGTTTTTAGTCTTGAAGAAGCAATGGATATGATATTTAGCAGCAGATTATGGATTTTATGTAATGAAGGTCCAACTGAATTCCTGGTGGCTGGTAATAATGACGATACAAGTTTTAGATACAACAGCCTCTTAGTTAAGAGTCATGCTATCGAAGGTTTAGCATGGATAGGGAAAGGATTGCTCATGCGAGGTCATGAAAAAGTGAAAGATATCGTAGTGACTTTGTTAAGTTGTTTACTACCAAATTATGAACAGGGCCTTCAATCTATTATGAGGACTGCTGCAGATGCTTTTTATATACTTATTAGTGATTCTGATGCTTGTTTAAATAAAAGGCTTCATGCAACTATAAGACCACTCTATAAGCAACGTCTTTTCAGTATTGTACTGCCCGTTATACTATCTTTGATATCGAAAGCTGATTCATCAATCCAAAG AGCTATGCTGTATCGAGCTTTTGCTAATGTTGTATGTGGTACTCCACTCAGTGCTATTTTGAGCGAAGCAAAGAAG CTCATCCCCATCCTTGTAGACAGCTTGTTCGTATTGAGTGAGGATATTCTTCATAAGGATATAGTTTACAGTATCTTACTAGTCTTATCTGGAATCTTGACGGATAAAAAAC GATCAGAAGTTGTGGTAGAAAATGCACATATCATCATCAGACGCCTTATCGCACTCCTATCCTACCCTCATATGATG GTGATACGAGAGACAGCGATTCAATGTCTTACTGCCATGTCCGAGTTGCCTCATGCAAGAATATATCCAATGCGAACTCAG GTTCTATTATCTATATCTAAAACTCTGGATGATCCAAAGAGGGCTGTTCGTCAAGAAGCCGTGAAATGTCGCCAGGCTTG GGCATCTATGGCTTGA